In the genome of Sciurus carolinensis chromosome 3, mSciCar1.2, whole genome shotgun sequence, one region contains:
- the Neurl4 gene encoding neuralized-like protein 4 isoform X1: MAAGSGGSGGSGGGPGPGPGGGGGPCGSGPGPGSSGVLGSGGELHPRTGRLVSLSACGRTARRQQPGQEFNHGLVLSREPLRDGRVFTVRIDRKVNSWSGSIEIGVTSLDPSVLDFPSSATGLKGGSWVVSGCSVLRDGRSVLEEYGQDLDQLGEGDRVGVERTVAGELRLWVNGRDCGVAATGLPTRVWAVVDLYGKCTQITVLPPEPGFSPPTPIPTPPLEPLAPPEDSALMEQGTSGDEAFMVSPAQARPETFPNSLESHNDFASMELSEVVSNAILSAYNGGLLNVNLSSPPSGDGLGSSGAATSPILTSNDALLFHEKCGTLIKLSNNNKTAERRRPLDEFNNGVVMTNRPLRDNEMFEIRIDKLVDKWSGSIEIGVTTHNPNSLEYPATMTNLQSGTIMMSGCGILTNGKGTRREYCEFSLDELQEGDHIGLTRKSNSALHFFINGIDQGVATPLTPPVVYGVVDLYGMAVKVTIVHNNNHSDRLRRNNAILRALSPEGALRRAAPAAQAEPERLLFHPNCGQKAAITHEGRTALRPHATDDFNHGVVLSSRALRDGEVFQVRIDKMVDKWAGSIEIGVTTHNPAYLQLPSTMTNLRSGTWMMTGNGVMHNGTTILDEYGHNLDRLKAGDTVGVVRREDGTLHFFVNGMTQGPAAWNVPPGVYAVVDLYGQAAQATIVDDVEVPPVPEPLPEGNNQVSPSSPSSGAGSSDLRFHQLHGSNAVITNGGRTALRHNCRSEFNDAIVISNRALRDGELFEIVIQKMVDRWSGSIEAGVTAIRPEDLEFPNTMTDIDYDTWMLSGTAIMQDGNTMRNNYGCDLDALGTGARIGMMRTAKGDLHYFINGQDQGAACSGLPPGKEVYAVVDLYGQCVQVSITNATGPMDNSLATSNTATEKSFPLHSPVAGVAHRFHSTCGKNVSLEEDGTRAVRATGYAHGLVFSTKELKAEEVFEVKVEELDEKWAGSLRLGLTTLAPGEMGPGTGGGPGLPPSLPELRSKTTWMVSSCEVRRDGQLQRMNYGRNLERLGVGSRVGIRRGADDTMHILVDGEDMGPAATGIAKSVWAVLDLYGPVRSVSIVSSTRLEEPEGTQPPSPSSETGSEGEEDDEGEDHGLGGQNQVGIMPTAFEFLENHGKNILLSNGNRTATRVASYNQGIVVISQPLVPQLLVQVRIDFLNRQWTSSLVLGVITCPPERLNFPASACALKRAAWLLRGRGVFHNGLKICEKFGPNLDTYPEGTILGLRLDSSGGLHLHVNGVDHGVAVPDVPQPCHALVDLYGQCEQVTIVSPEPGAASGKSAGTQGDMEKADMVDGIKESVCWGPPPAASPLKSCEYHALCSRFQELLLLPEDYFIPPPKRSLCYCESCRKLRGDETHRRRGEPPREYALPFGWCRFNLRVNPRLEAGTLTKKWHMAYHGSSVAAVRRVLDRGELGAGTASILSCRPLKGEPGVGFEEPGENCAPPREEQPPSVLLSPSLQYAGAETLASKVQFRDPKSQRTHQAQVAFQVCVRPGSYTPGPPSVALREPPDPHFSPAELEWVTKEKGATLLYALLVRVE, from the exons ATGGCGGCGGGGTCGGGTGGGAGTGGGGGCTCTGGGGGAGGCCCCGGGCCAGGGCCTGGCGGGGGTGGAGGTCCCTGCGGGAGCGGCCCAGGACCGGGGTCCAGCGGGGTCCTTGGCAGCGGCGGGGAGCTGCACCCGCGCACTGGGCGCTTGGTGAGCCTGTCGGCCTGTGGGCGTACAGCGCGGCGGCAGCAGCCCGGCCAGGAGTTTAACCACGGGCTGGTGTTGAGCCGGGAACCCTTGCGCGATGGACGCGTCTTCACTGTCCGCATCGATCGCAAG GTCAACTCTTGGAGCGGCTCCATTGAAATTGGAGTGACGTCGTTGGACCCCAGTGTGCTGGATTTCCCAAGCAGCGCTACAGGGCTGAAAGGGGGATCGTGGGTAGTGTCGGGCTGCTCGGTGTTGAGGGATGGGCGCTCTGTGCTGGAAGAGTATGGCCAGGACCTGGACCAGCTTGGCGAAGGGGACCGTGTGGGTGTGGAACGCACAGTTGCTGGGGAGCTGCGGCTCTGGGTGAATGGGCGGGATTGTGGTGTGGCCGCCACAGGCCTGCCTACCCGTGTATGGGCTGTCGTGGACCTTTATGGCAAGTGCACCCAGATCACCGTGCTACCCCCTGAGCCAGGCTTCAGCCCCCCAACTCCCATCCCTACACCTCCCTTGGAGCCTTTGGCCCCCCCTGAAGATTCTGCCTTGATGGAACAGGGGACCTCTGGGGATGAAG CCTTCATGGTGTCCCCAGCGCAGGCCCGGCCGGAGACGTTTCCTAACAGCCTTGAGTCGCATAATG ACTTTGCCAGCATGGAGCTCTCTGAGGTGGTGAGCAATGCCATCCTGTCTGCCTACAATGGGGGGCTCCTGAATGTGAACCTGAGCTCCCCACCCTCAGGGGATGGACTGGGATCTAGTGGTGCTGCCACCTCACCTATCCTCACTTCGAATGACGCTCTGCTCTTTCATGAGAAGTGTGGGACCCTCATCAAACTCAGCAACAATAATAAGACAGCTGAGCGCCGGAGACCCCTGGATGAATTTAACAATGGGGTTGTCATGACCAACCGACCACTTCGGGACAATGAGATGTTTGAG ATCCGTATAGACAAACTTGTAGATAAGTGGTCAGGCTCCATTGAGATTGGTGTCACCACCCACAATCCCAACAGCCTGGAGTACCCAGCCACCATGACCAACCTTCAGTCAG GCACCATCATGATGAGCGGCTGTGGGATCCTAACCAATGGCAAGGGGACCCGCAGAGAGTACTGTGAATTTAGTCTGGATGAGCTGCAG GAGGGTGACCACATTGGCCTCACAAGGAAGTCCAACTCTGCCCTACACTTCTTCATTAATGGCATTGATCAAG GTGTAGCTACCCCATTGACACCCCCAGTGGTGTATGGTGTGGTGGACTTGTACGGGATGGCTGTGAAAGTCACCATTGTCCACAATAACAACCACTCTGACCGACTCCGCCGGAACAATGCCATTCTGCGGGCGCTGTCTCCTGAGGGTGCTCTCCGACGTGCTGCTCCTGCTGCCCAAGCAGAACCTGAGCGCCTGCTCTTCCACCCCAATTGTGGGCAGAAGGCAGCCATTACCCACGAGGGACGCACTGCCTTGAGGCCCCA TGCCACTGATGACTTCAATCATGGAGTGGTGCTGAGCAGCAGAGCCCTACGGGATGGAGAGGTGTTCCAGGTGCGCATCGACAAGATGGTGGACAAATGGGCTGGCTCCATTGAGATTGGTGTGACTACCCACAACCCTGCCTACCTCCAGTTGCCCTCCACCATGACCAACTTGCGCTCTG GGACCTGGATGATGACTGGGAATGGGGTGATGCACAATGGGACAACCATCCTGGATGAATATGGTCACAACCTGGACCGCCTCAAG GCAGGGGACACGGTGGGTGTGGTGCGGCGAGAGGATGGGACTCTCCACTTCTTTGTCAATGGAATGACTCAGGGCCCTGCTGCCTGGAATGTACCCCCAGGCGTCTATGCTGTCGTCGATCTCTATGGCCAAGCAGCTCAGGCCACCATTGTGGATGACGTTG AAGTTCCTCCAGTCCCTGAGCCACTCCCTGAGGGAAACAATCAGGTGTCTCCAAGCTCCCCTTCCTCAGGGGCTGGGAGCTCTGACCTACGCTTCCACCAGCTGCATGGAAGTAATGCCGTCATTACTAACGGGGGCCGCACTGCACTTCGACACAACTGCCGCAGCGAGTTCAATGATGCCATCGTCATTTCCAATAG GGCCCTTCGGGATGGAGAGCTGTTTGAAATTGTCATTCAGAAAATGGTGGACCGCTGGTCAGGCTCTATCGAAGCTG GAGTTACTGCTATTCGACCTGAAGACCTGGAATTCCCCAACACTATGACCGACATTGACTATGATACATGGATGCTGAG TGGCACAGCCATCATGCAAGATGGTAACACAATGCGCAACAACTACGGGTGTGACCTGGATGCGCTGGGCACAGGTGCACGCATTGGCATGATGCGAACTGCCAAGGGTGATCTGCACTACTTCATTAATGGCCAGGACCAAGGCGCTGCCTGCTCAGGATTGCCTCCGGGTAAAG AGGTGTATGCAGTAGTGGATCTCTATGGCCAGTGTGTCCAAGTGTCCATCACCAATGCTACTGGCCCCATGGACAATAGTCTGGCGACCAGCAACACTGCTACTGAGAAGTCATTCCCCCTGCACTCCCCAG TGGCTGGTGTGGCTCACCGATTTCACAGTACTTGTGGCAAGAATGTCAGTCTGGAGGAGGATGGCACAAGGGCAGTGCGTGCCACCGGCTATGCTCATGGCCTTGTCTTCAGCACTAAGGAGCTCAAGGCGGAGGAAGTTTTTGAG GTAAAAGTGGAAGAGCTAGATGAGAAGTGGGCAGGTTCCCTCCGGCTGGGGCTGACCACACTAGCACCAGGGGAAATGGGGCCTGGAACAGGCGGTGGCCCAGGGCTGCCTCCTTCTCTGCCAGAGCTCCGGAGTAAGACCACCTGGATGGTGTCCAGCTGTGAAGTCAGGCGTGATGGGCAGCTCCAAAGGATGAACTATGGCCGGAACCTAGAGAGACTGGGG GTGGGTAGCCGTGTGGGCATTCGTCGAGGAGCAGATGACACGATGCATATCCTGGTGGATGGAGAAGATATGGGGCCTGCGGCCACCGGCATTGCCAAA AGTGTGTGGGCTGTGTTGGATCTATATGGGCCAGTACGCAGTGTGTCCATTGTCAGTTCCACAAGACTGGAGGAGCCAGAAGGGACCCAACCCCCTTCCCCCAGCTCAGAAACCGGCAGTGAAGGCGAGGAGGATGACGAGGGCGAGGATCATGGCCTGGGC GGCCAGAACCAAGTCGGTATTATGCCTACAGCCTTTGAGTTCCTGGAGAATCATGGGAAGAATATCCTCTTGTCCAATGGGAACCGTACAGCTACACGGGTGGCCAGCTACAATCAGGGCATTGTTGTTATCAGCCAACCCCTGGTGCCCCAGCTGCTAGTCCAG GTGCGGATAGACTTCCTGAACCGACAGTGGACATCCTCCCTTGTCCTGGGAGTAATCACCTGCCCACCTGAGAGGCTCAACTTCCCTGCTTCTGCCTGTGCCCTCAAACGGGCAGCCTGGCTACTGAGGGGCCGTGGCGTTTTCCACAATGGTCTCAAG ATCTGTGAGAAGTTTGGGCCAAATCTGGACACATATCCTGAAGGCACCATCCTGGGACTGCGGCTAGACAGCTCTGGGGGACTGCATCTCCATGTTAATGGGGTGGACCATGGGGTAGCTGTGCCGGATGTGCCCCAGCCCTGTCATGCACTTGTGGACCTCTATGGACAGTGTGAGCAG GTGACAATCGTGAGCCCTGAACCAGGGGCTGCCAGTGGAAAGAGTGCTGGAACCCAAGGGGACATGGAAAAAGCAGATATGGTGGATG GTATCAAGGAAAGTGTGTGCTGGGGTCCACCGCCAGCTGCTAGCCCTCTAAAGAGTTGCGAGTACCATGCTCTTTGTTCCCGCTTCCAAGAACTGCTGCTGCTTCCTG AGGATTATTTCATACCTCCGCCGAAACGTAGTCTGTGCTACTGTGAGTCTTGTCGGAAGCTTCGAGGAGATGAGACCCACAGGCGCCGAGGGGAGCCCCCCCGGGAATACGCCCTGCCCTTTGGCTGGTGCAGGTTCAACCTCAG GGTGAATCCCCGTCTGGAAGCTGGAACACTAACCAAGAAGTGGCACATGGCGTATCATGGGAGCAGTGTAGCAGCTGTACGGAGAGTGCTAGACCGAGGGGAGCTGGGAGCAG GTACTGCCTCCATCCTGAGTTGCCGACCCTTGAAGGGAGAACCCGGGGTGGGGTTTGAGGAGCCTGGTGAGAACTGTGCACCTCCCCGGGAGGAGCAGCCCCCTTCAGTGCTGCTTTCCCCCTCCCTTCAATACGCTGGGGCCGAGACCCTAGCCTCCAAAGTGCA ATTCCGGGACCCCAAATCCCAGCGGACACACCAGGCTCAGGTGGCATTCCAGGTGTGTGTGCGCCCTGGCTCCTACACCCCCGGCCCCCCTTCTGTTGCCCTCAGAGAACCTCCTGACCCTCACTTCAGCCCAGCAGAACTTGAGTGGGTCACTAAGGAGAAGGGAGCCACACTCCTCTATGCGCTGCTGGTGCGGGTGGAATGA
- the Neurl4 gene encoding neuralized-like protein 4 isoform X2: MAAGSGGSGGSGGGPGPGPGGGGGPCGSGPGPGSSGVLGSGGELHPRTGRLVSLSACGRTARRQQPGQEFNHGLVLSREPLRDGRVFTVRIDRKVNSWSGSIEIGVTSLDPSVLDFPSSATGLKGGSWVVSGCSVLRDGRSVLEEYGQDLDQLGEGDRVGVERTVAGELRLWVNGRDCGVAATGLPTRVWAVVDLYGKCTQITVLPPEPGFSPPTPIPTPPLEPLAPPEDSALMEQGTSGDEAFMVSPAQARPETFPNSLESHNDFASMELSEVVSNAILSAYNGGLLNVNLSSPPSGDGLGSSGAATSPILTSNDALLFHEKCGTLIKLSNNNKTAERRRPLDEFNNGVVMTNRPLRDNEMFEIRIDKLVDKWSGSIEIGVTTHNPNSLEYPATMTNLQSGTIMMSGCGILTNGKGTRREYCEFSLDELQEGDHIGLTRKSNSALHFFINGIDQGVATPLTPPVVYGVVDLYGMAVKVTIVHNNNHSDRLRRNNAILRALSPEGALRRAAPAAQAEPERLLFHPNCGQKAAITHEGRTALRPHATDDFNHGVVLSSRALRDGEVFQVRIDKMVDKWAGSIEIGVTTHNPAYLQLPSTMTNLRSGTWMMTGNGVMHNGTTILDEYGHNLDRLKAGDTVGVVRREDGTLHFFVNGMTQGPAAWNVPPGVYAVVDLYGQAAQATIVDDVEVPPVPEPLPEGNNQVSPSSPSSGAGSSDLRFHQLHGSNAVITNGGRTALRHNCRSEFNDAIVISNRALRDGELFEIVIQKMVDRWSGSIEAGVTAIRPEDLEFPNTMTDIDYDTWMLSGTAIMQDGNTMRNNYGCDLDALGTGARIGMMRTAKGDLHYFINGQDQGAACSGLPPEVYAVVDLYGQCVQVSITNATGPMDNSLATSNTATEKSFPLHSPVAGVAHRFHSTCGKNVSLEEDGTRAVRATGYAHGLVFSTKELKAEEVFEVKVEELDEKWAGSLRLGLTTLAPGEMGPGTGGGPGLPPSLPELRSKTTWMVSSCEVRRDGQLQRMNYGRNLERLGVGSRVGIRRGADDTMHILVDGEDMGPAATGIAKSVWAVLDLYGPVRSVSIVSSTRLEEPEGTQPPSPSSETGSEGEEDDEGEDHGLGGQNQVGIMPTAFEFLENHGKNILLSNGNRTATRVASYNQGIVVISQPLVPQLLVQVRIDFLNRQWTSSLVLGVITCPPERLNFPASACALKRAAWLLRGRGVFHNGLKICEKFGPNLDTYPEGTILGLRLDSSGGLHLHVNGVDHGVAVPDVPQPCHALVDLYGQCEQVTIVSPEPGAASGKSAGTQGDMEKADMVDGIKESVCWGPPPAASPLKSCEYHALCSRFQELLLLPEDYFIPPPKRSLCYCESCRKLRGDETHRRRGEPPREYALPFGWCRFNLRVNPRLEAGTLTKKWHMAYHGSSVAAVRRVLDRGELGAGTASILSCRPLKGEPGVGFEEPGENCAPPREEQPPSVLLSPSLQYAGAETLASKVQFRDPKSQRTHQAQVAFQVCVRPGSYTPGPPSVALREPPDPHFSPAELEWVTKEKGATLLYALLVRVE, translated from the exons ATGGCGGCGGGGTCGGGTGGGAGTGGGGGCTCTGGGGGAGGCCCCGGGCCAGGGCCTGGCGGGGGTGGAGGTCCCTGCGGGAGCGGCCCAGGACCGGGGTCCAGCGGGGTCCTTGGCAGCGGCGGGGAGCTGCACCCGCGCACTGGGCGCTTGGTGAGCCTGTCGGCCTGTGGGCGTACAGCGCGGCGGCAGCAGCCCGGCCAGGAGTTTAACCACGGGCTGGTGTTGAGCCGGGAACCCTTGCGCGATGGACGCGTCTTCACTGTCCGCATCGATCGCAAG GTCAACTCTTGGAGCGGCTCCATTGAAATTGGAGTGACGTCGTTGGACCCCAGTGTGCTGGATTTCCCAAGCAGCGCTACAGGGCTGAAAGGGGGATCGTGGGTAGTGTCGGGCTGCTCGGTGTTGAGGGATGGGCGCTCTGTGCTGGAAGAGTATGGCCAGGACCTGGACCAGCTTGGCGAAGGGGACCGTGTGGGTGTGGAACGCACAGTTGCTGGGGAGCTGCGGCTCTGGGTGAATGGGCGGGATTGTGGTGTGGCCGCCACAGGCCTGCCTACCCGTGTATGGGCTGTCGTGGACCTTTATGGCAAGTGCACCCAGATCACCGTGCTACCCCCTGAGCCAGGCTTCAGCCCCCCAACTCCCATCCCTACACCTCCCTTGGAGCCTTTGGCCCCCCCTGAAGATTCTGCCTTGATGGAACAGGGGACCTCTGGGGATGAAG CCTTCATGGTGTCCCCAGCGCAGGCCCGGCCGGAGACGTTTCCTAACAGCCTTGAGTCGCATAATG ACTTTGCCAGCATGGAGCTCTCTGAGGTGGTGAGCAATGCCATCCTGTCTGCCTACAATGGGGGGCTCCTGAATGTGAACCTGAGCTCCCCACCCTCAGGGGATGGACTGGGATCTAGTGGTGCTGCCACCTCACCTATCCTCACTTCGAATGACGCTCTGCTCTTTCATGAGAAGTGTGGGACCCTCATCAAACTCAGCAACAATAATAAGACAGCTGAGCGCCGGAGACCCCTGGATGAATTTAACAATGGGGTTGTCATGACCAACCGACCACTTCGGGACAATGAGATGTTTGAG ATCCGTATAGACAAACTTGTAGATAAGTGGTCAGGCTCCATTGAGATTGGTGTCACCACCCACAATCCCAACAGCCTGGAGTACCCAGCCACCATGACCAACCTTCAGTCAG GCACCATCATGATGAGCGGCTGTGGGATCCTAACCAATGGCAAGGGGACCCGCAGAGAGTACTGTGAATTTAGTCTGGATGAGCTGCAG GAGGGTGACCACATTGGCCTCACAAGGAAGTCCAACTCTGCCCTACACTTCTTCATTAATGGCATTGATCAAG GTGTAGCTACCCCATTGACACCCCCAGTGGTGTATGGTGTGGTGGACTTGTACGGGATGGCTGTGAAAGTCACCATTGTCCACAATAACAACCACTCTGACCGACTCCGCCGGAACAATGCCATTCTGCGGGCGCTGTCTCCTGAGGGTGCTCTCCGACGTGCTGCTCCTGCTGCCCAAGCAGAACCTGAGCGCCTGCTCTTCCACCCCAATTGTGGGCAGAAGGCAGCCATTACCCACGAGGGACGCACTGCCTTGAGGCCCCA TGCCACTGATGACTTCAATCATGGAGTGGTGCTGAGCAGCAGAGCCCTACGGGATGGAGAGGTGTTCCAGGTGCGCATCGACAAGATGGTGGACAAATGGGCTGGCTCCATTGAGATTGGTGTGACTACCCACAACCCTGCCTACCTCCAGTTGCCCTCCACCATGACCAACTTGCGCTCTG GGACCTGGATGATGACTGGGAATGGGGTGATGCACAATGGGACAACCATCCTGGATGAATATGGTCACAACCTGGACCGCCTCAAG GCAGGGGACACGGTGGGTGTGGTGCGGCGAGAGGATGGGACTCTCCACTTCTTTGTCAATGGAATGACTCAGGGCCCTGCTGCCTGGAATGTACCCCCAGGCGTCTATGCTGTCGTCGATCTCTATGGCCAAGCAGCTCAGGCCACCATTGTGGATGACGTTG AAGTTCCTCCAGTCCCTGAGCCACTCCCTGAGGGAAACAATCAGGTGTCTCCAAGCTCCCCTTCCTCAGGGGCTGGGAGCTCTGACCTACGCTTCCACCAGCTGCATGGAAGTAATGCCGTCATTACTAACGGGGGCCGCACTGCACTTCGACACAACTGCCGCAGCGAGTTCAATGATGCCATCGTCATTTCCAATAG GGCCCTTCGGGATGGAGAGCTGTTTGAAATTGTCATTCAGAAAATGGTGGACCGCTGGTCAGGCTCTATCGAAGCTG GAGTTACTGCTATTCGACCTGAAGACCTGGAATTCCCCAACACTATGACCGACATTGACTATGATACATGGATGCTGAG TGGCACAGCCATCATGCAAGATGGTAACACAATGCGCAACAACTACGGGTGTGACCTGGATGCGCTGGGCACAGGTGCACGCATTGGCATGATGCGAACTGCCAAGGGTGATCTGCACTACTTCATTAATGGCCAGGACCAAGGCGCTGCCTGCTCAGGATTGCCTCCGG AGGTGTATGCAGTAGTGGATCTCTATGGCCAGTGTGTCCAAGTGTCCATCACCAATGCTACTGGCCCCATGGACAATAGTCTGGCGACCAGCAACACTGCTACTGAGAAGTCATTCCCCCTGCACTCCCCAG TGGCTGGTGTGGCTCACCGATTTCACAGTACTTGTGGCAAGAATGTCAGTCTGGAGGAGGATGGCACAAGGGCAGTGCGTGCCACCGGCTATGCTCATGGCCTTGTCTTCAGCACTAAGGAGCTCAAGGCGGAGGAAGTTTTTGAG GTAAAAGTGGAAGAGCTAGATGAGAAGTGGGCAGGTTCCCTCCGGCTGGGGCTGACCACACTAGCACCAGGGGAAATGGGGCCTGGAACAGGCGGTGGCCCAGGGCTGCCTCCTTCTCTGCCAGAGCTCCGGAGTAAGACCACCTGGATGGTGTCCAGCTGTGAAGTCAGGCGTGATGGGCAGCTCCAAAGGATGAACTATGGCCGGAACCTAGAGAGACTGGGG GTGGGTAGCCGTGTGGGCATTCGTCGAGGAGCAGATGACACGATGCATATCCTGGTGGATGGAGAAGATATGGGGCCTGCGGCCACCGGCATTGCCAAA AGTGTGTGGGCTGTGTTGGATCTATATGGGCCAGTACGCAGTGTGTCCATTGTCAGTTCCACAAGACTGGAGGAGCCAGAAGGGACCCAACCCCCTTCCCCCAGCTCAGAAACCGGCAGTGAAGGCGAGGAGGATGACGAGGGCGAGGATCATGGCCTGGGC GGCCAGAACCAAGTCGGTATTATGCCTACAGCCTTTGAGTTCCTGGAGAATCATGGGAAGAATATCCTCTTGTCCAATGGGAACCGTACAGCTACACGGGTGGCCAGCTACAATCAGGGCATTGTTGTTATCAGCCAACCCCTGGTGCCCCAGCTGCTAGTCCAG GTGCGGATAGACTTCCTGAACCGACAGTGGACATCCTCCCTTGTCCTGGGAGTAATCACCTGCCCACCTGAGAGGCTCAACTTCCCTGCTTCTGCCTGTGCCCTCAAACGGGCAGCCTGGCTACTGAGGGGCCGTGGCGTTTTCCACAATGGTCTCAAG ATCTGTGAGAAGTTTGGGCCAAATCTGGACACATATCCTGAAGGCACCATCCTGGGACTGCGGCTAGACAGCTCTGGGGGACTGCATCTCCATGTTAATGGGGTGGACCATGGGGTAGCTGTGCCGGATGTGCCCCAGCCCTGTCATGCACTTGTGGACCTCTATGGACAGTGTGAGCAG GTGACAATCGTGAGCCCTGAACCAGGGGCTGCCAGTGGAAAGAGTGCTGGAACCCAAGGGGACATGGAAAAAGCAGATATGGTGGATG GTATCAAGGAAAGTGTGTGCTGGGGTCCACCGCCAGCTGCTAGCCCTCTAAAGAGTTGCGAGTACCATGCTCTTTGTTCCCGCTTCCAAGAACTGCTGCTGCTTCCTG AGGATTATTTCATACCTCCGCCGAAACGTAGTCTGTGCTACTGTGAGTCTTGTCGGAAGCTTCGAGGAGATGAGACCCACAGGCGCCGAGGGGAGCCCCCCCGGGAATACGCCCTGCCCTTTGGCTGGTGCAGGTTCAACCTCAG GGTGAATCCCCGTCTGGAAGCTGGAACACTAACCAAGAAGTGGCACATGGCGTATCATGGGAGCAGTGTAGCAGCTGTACGGAGAGTGCTAGACCGAGGGGAGCTGGGAGCAG GTACTGCCTCCATCCTGAGTTGCCGACCCTTGAAGGGAGAACCCGGGGTGGGGTTTGAGGAGCCTGGTGAGAACTGTGCACCTCCCCGGGAGGAGCAGCCCCCTTCAGTGCTGCTTTCCCCCTCCCTTCAATACGCTGGGGCCGAGACCCTAGCCTCCAAAGTGCA ATTCCGGGACCCCAAATCCCAGCGGACACACCAGGCTCAGGTGGCATTCCAGGTGTGTGTGCGCCCTGGCTCCTACACCCCCGGCCCCCCTTCTGTTGCCCTCAGAGAACCTCCTGACCCTCACTTCAGCCCAGCAGAACTTGAGTGGGTCACTAAGGAGAAGGGAGCCACACTCCTCTATGCGCTGCTGGTGCGGGTGGAATGA